Proteins co-encoded in one Cytobacillus sp. NJ13 genomic window:
- a CDS encoding carboxyl transferase domain-containing protein gives MADIYEKINELYDRRREVELGGGDERIQKQHEKGKLTARERIDLLVDPGTFVELNPFIEHRSTDFGLENQKGPGDGVVTGYGKVNGRPIFLFSQDFTVFGGALGEMHAKKIANVMDLAAENGAPFVGLNDSGGARIQEGVVSLDGYGHIFYRNSIYSGVIPQISVIMGPCAGGAVYSPAITDFVFMVEKTSQMFITGPKVIETVTGEKISPEDLGGARVHNTISGNAHFRGESEEEVIEQVRRLLSYLPQNNEEKPPMSERDEDDDYRPDLTDAIPFDALRPYDVRKVIEQVVDKDTFMEVQRDFAKNIVVGLARIKGETVGLVCNQPKVMAGGLDIDSSDKASRFIRFCDSFNIPLITFEDVTGFFPGVKQEHGGIIRHGAKILYAYSEATVPKLTVILRKAFGGAYVALNSKSIGADLVFAWPNAEVAVMGPQGAANIIFAREIQNSEDPEATRAQKIEEYREKFANPYVAASRGMVDDVIDPRETRIKIIQALEMLRNKKENRPHKKHGNIPL, from the coding sequence ATGGCAGACATCTATGAGAAAATAAACGAACTATACGATCGCCGCAGGGAAGTTGAACTGGGCGGCGGGGATGAGCGTATACAAAAACAGCATGAAAAAGGGAAACTGACTGCCCGTGAGCGAATTGATTTATTAGTAGATCCGGGAACTTTCGTTGAGCTGAATCCATTTATTGAACACCGCAGCACGGATTTTGGTTTGGAAAATCAAAAAGGGCCAGGCGATGGAGTAGTAACAGGCTATGGGAAAGTGAATGGCAGGCCCATTTTCCTTTTCTCCCAGGACTTTACCGTCTTTGGCGGGGCCCTCGGGGAAATGCATGCAAAAAAAATTGCGAATGTAATGGACTTGGCGGCTGAAAATGGGGCTCCATTTGTAGGCTTGAATGATTCCGGCGGTGCCAGAATCCAGGAAGGTGTTGTTTCCCTTGATGGATACGGCCATATTTTCTACAGGAATTCCATTTACTCGGGAGTGATTCCGCAGATTTCTGTCATCATGGGGCCTTGCGCCGGCGGTGCGGTTTATTCTCCAGCGATCACGGATTTTGTTTTCATGGTGGAAAAAACTAGCCAGATGTTCATAACTGGCCCAAAAGTAATCGAAACGGTCACAGGGGAAAAGATTTCACCGGAGGACCTTGGCGGTGCCAGGGTACATAATACCATCAGCGGAAACGCACATTTTAGAGGTGAGTCTGAAGAGGAAGTTATTGAACAGGTGAGGAGACTGTTAAGCTACCTTCCGCAGAATAATGAGGAAAAACCGCCAATGTCAGAACGGGATGAGGACGATGATTACCGTCCGGATTTGACAGACGCCATTCCTTTTGATGCCCTTCGTCCATATGACGTCCGAAAAGTCATTGAACAGGTAGTGGATAAAGATACTTTTATGGAGGTACAGCGTGACTTTGCTAAAAATATTGTAGTCGGTCTTGCCCGAATCAAGGGTGAGACGGTGGGACTTGTCTGCAATCAGCCGAAGGTAATGGCAGGAGGCCTTGATATTGATTCTTCCGATAAGGCTTCAAGGTTTATCCGGTTCTGTGATTCCTTTAATATTCCTCTTATTACATTTGAGGACGTTACAGGCTTTTTCCCAGGTGTTAAACAGGAGCATGGCGGGATCATACGTCATGGCGCAAAGATTCTCTATGCTTACTCAGAAGCAACAGTGCCAAAGCTTACTGTTATTTTAAGAAAAGCATTCGGAGGAGCCTACGTTGCCCTGAACAGCAAATCTATTGGCGCAGATCTTGTATTTGCATGGCCGAATGCGGAAGTTGCCGTAATGGGTCCTCAAGGTGCAGCCAACATTATTTTTGCAAGGGAAATCCAGAATAGTGAAGATCCCGAGGCCACCAGGGCACAAAAAATCGAGGAGTACAGAGAAAAGTTCGCCAATCCATATGTGGCGGCAAGCCGGGGAATGGTGGATGATGTCATCGATCCGCGAGAAACCAGAATCAAGATCATTCAGGCGCTTGAAATGCTGCGCAATAAAAAAGAAAACAGGCCTCATAAAAAGCATGGAAATATCCCGCTATAA
- a CDS encoding tripeptidase T, producing the protein MINEERLLNEFLELVQIDSETKYEAQIAKVLKKKFRDLGVEVYEDDTTAQTGHGAGNLICTLQGTKEGTDTIYFTSHMDTVVPGKGIKPSIKDGYVVTDGTTILGADDKAGLAVMLEVVKVLKEQNFAHGTIQFIITVGEESGLVGAKVLDPSLVKAKFGYALDSDGKVGNIIVAAPTQAKVKAAILGKTAHAGVAPEKGISAITMAAKAISRMPLGRIDEETTANIGRFEGGQQTNIVCDHVDILAEARSLIPEKMEQQVAKMKEAFESAAEEMGGRAEVDVQVMYPGFKFGEGDHVVEVARRAAAKIGRSSELLHSGGGSDANVIAGFGIPTVNLAVGYEEIHTTNERMPIEELTKLAEMVIAIIEEV; encoded by the coding sequence ATGATTAATGAGGAACGCTTATTAAACGAATTTCTGGAACTGGTGCAAATTGATTCTGAAACAAAGTATGAAGCTCAAATTGCAAAAGTGCTGAAGAAAAAATTCAGGGATCTTGGGGTTGAGGTGTACGAAGATGATACAACTGCACAGACCGGACACGGTGCAGGTAACCTCATCTGCACTCTTCAGGGAACTAAAGAAGGAACAGATACAATTTATTTCACTTCCCATATGGATACGGTTGTTCCTGGAAAAGGAATTAAACCTTCCATCAAGGACGGCTATGTTGTAACCGATGGAACAACGATCCTGGGAGCCGACGACAAGGCAGGACTTGCCGTTATGCTTGAAGTTGTTAAAGTCCTGAAAGAGCAGAATTTTGCTCATGGAACTATCCAGTTCATTATCACAGTTGGTGAAGAATCCGGACTGGTCGGAGCGAAGGTTCTCGATCCTTCACTTGTTAAAGCGAAGTTTGGCTACGCTCTGGATAGTGACGGCAAAGTCGGAAATATTATCGTTGCCGCCCCGACACAAGCTAAAGTTAAAGCTGCTATTCTAGGGAAAACAGCACATGCCGGTGTAGCCCCTGAGAAAGGCATTTCTGCTATCACTATGGCAGCGAAAGCGATCTCAAGAATGCCGCTTGGCCGCATTGATGAAGAAACAACGGCTAACATTGGCCGTTTTGAAGGCGGACAGCAGACGAATATCGTGTGTGATCATGTTGATATTTTAGCAGAAGCACGTTCATTAATTCCTGAAAAAATGGAACAGCAGGTAGCTAAAATGAAAGAAGCTTTTGAAAGTGCTGCCGAAGAAATGGGCGGCAGAGCTGAAGTGGATGTTCAGGTTATGTATCCTGGCTTTAAATTTGGCGAAGGCGACCATGTCGTTGAAGTAGCCCGCAGGGCGGCTGCAAAAATTGGCCGCAGCTCGGAGCTTCTTCACAGCGGAGGCGGAAGTGATGCGAATGTTATTGCGGGCTTTGGCATTCCAACAGTCAATCTTGCTGTTGGCTACGAAGAAATTCATACAACCAATGAGCGTATGCCTATTGAAGAACTAACTAAACTGGCTGAAATGGTCATTGCCATTATCGAAGAAGTCTAA
- a CDS encoding chemotaxis protein CheW: MIENNKAVVFRVGNEEYATPIPFVISIEKMEGITPIPHLPSYVRGIVKVRGELIPVVDFEEILYSRTLTNSGSARMIVLQTDELSFAVLVNEAKEILDIPADCLKQPGLIAYQKTNYFTGVANIESRLITIIDPAKLVESLEGIREIKEYMKTQHTTA; the protein is encoded by the coding sequence ATGATTGAAAATAATAAAGCTGTCGTATTCCGGGTTGGAAATGAGGAATATGCCACGCCCATTCCTTTTGTTATATCCATTGAGAAAATGGAAGGCATTACACCGATTCCTCATTTGCCTAGTTATGTAAGAGGAATTGTTAAAGTCAGGGGAGAACTAATTCCCGTTGTTGATTTTGAAGAAATACTTTACAGCCGGACACTGACCAATAGCGGCTCAGCAAGAATGATTGTGCTGCAGACAGACGAGCTATCATTCGCAGTGCTAGTGAATGAAGCCAAGGAAATTCTCGATATTCCAGCAGACTGTCTGAAACAGCCAGGTTTGATTGCCTATCAGAAAACCAATTATTTTACAGGTGTAGCCAATATCGAAAGCAGGCTGATAACCATAATCGACCCTGCAAAGCTGGTGGAATCTCTGGAAGGAATAAGGGAAATAAAAGAGTATATGAAAACGCAGCATACAACTGCATAG
- a CDS encoding DNA polymerase IV — protein sequence MKQMYPKNGKVILHVDMNSFYASVEMAYDPALKGKPLAIAGNPEERRGIIVTCSYEARSFGVKTTMPLWEAKKLCPQLIIMKPNFERYRAASMGMFDILHEYSSLVEPVSIDEGYVDITDSYEFGSPIEIAETIQKQIFLQLDLPCSIGVAPNKFLAKMASDMKKPMGITVLRKRDVPHILWPMQVEEMHGVGKKTGEKLRNLNITTIGELAKADEILLKAALGINGPRLKQKANGQDLRKVDPESASEFKSVGNSTTLPRDVSNQRELLQVFEKLALQVSSRLKRKKVMAVSLGITIRYKDRKTITRSRKLKNPIQQDEEIYQMAKELFIKHWNGNAVRLLGITGTDLVEPEQAVKQLDLFSFEKDAKKEPLFQTMDLLRKKYGAKIIDNAGALSEMKLTRPKIGTDTSFNKDFLHSRPGRGNKEEKDDIS from the coding sequence ATGAAACAAATGTATCCAAAAAATGGGAAAGTTATCCTCCATGTTGATATGAATAGTTTTTATGCTTCGGTTGAGATGGCTTATGATCCTGCATTAAAAGGCAAGCCTTTAGCGATCGCAGGCAATCCGGAGGAAAGGCGCGGAATAATTGTGACTTGCAGCTATGAGGCAAGGAGCTTCGGCGTAAAAACCACCATGCCTCTATGGGAGGCTAAAAAGCTCTGTCCCCAGCTGATTATTATGAAGCCAAATTTTGAGAGATATCGTGCAGCTTCTATGGGAATGTTTGATATATTGCACGAATATTCCTCCCTTGTTGAACCTGTATCCATTGATGAAGGGTATGTGGACATAACAGACAGCTATGAGTTTGGGAGCCCAATAGAGATTGCTGAGACGATACAGAAGCAGATTTTTCTGCAGCTCGATTTGCCCTGCAGCATCGGTGTTGCTCCCAACAAATTTCTAGCCAAGATGGCTTCTGACATGAAAAAACCAATGGGGATTACCGTTCTCAGAAAAAGAGATGTGCCGCATATTCTATGGCCAATGCAAGTGGAAGAAATGCACGGAGTCGGCAAGAAAACCGGGGAAAAGCTGAGAAATCTCAACATCACCACAATCGGCGAATTGGCAAAAGCCGATGAAATTTTATTAAAAGCAGCCTTGGGCATCAATGGCCCCAGACTGAAACAAAAAGCCAATGGCCAAGATCTTAGAAAAGTCGATCCGGAATCGGCATCTGAATTTAAAAGTGTGGGGAATTCGACTACACTGCCAAGGGATGTTTCAAATCAAAGAGAGCTGCTTCAAGTATTTGAAAAATTGGCTTTACAGGTTTCTTCCAGACTGAAAAGAAAAAAGGTAATGGCGGTTTCTCTGGGAATTACCATTAGGTATAAGGACAGAAAAACCATTACCAGAAGCCGCAAACTGAAGAATCCGATTCAGCAGGATGAAGAAATTTATCAAATGGCAAAAGAGCTTTTTATAAAACATTGGAATGGAAACGCAGTACGGCTGCTGGGCATTACAGGAACAGACCTTGTCGAACCCGAACAGGCGGTTAAACAGCTGGATTTATTCAGTTTTGAAAAAGATGCCAAAAAGGAGCCGTTATTTCAGACAATGGATCTTTTGCGAAAGAAATATGGGGCTAAAATAATCGACAATGCAGGTGCACTTTCGGAAATGAAATTGACCCGCCCCAAAATCGGCACTGATACCAGCTTTAATAAAGATTTTTTGCATAGCAGGCCTGGAAGGGGCAATAAAGAGGAAAAAGATGATATTTCATGA
- the gndA gene encoding NADP-dependent phosphogluconate dehydrogenase, whose product MTKSQFGVIGLAVMGKNLAMNIESRGYSVSVFNRSREKTDEMLKEVEGRNFIGTYTIEEFVDSLEKPRKIMLMVKAGGPTDATIEQLKPLLDKGDILIDGGNTFFVDTQRRNKELSELGIHFIGTGVSGGEEGALKGPSIMPGGQKEACELVAPIFQDIAAKVNGEACTTYIGPDGAGHYVKMVHNGIEYGDMQLISESYFLLKNVLGLTAEELHEVFADWNKGELDSYLIEITADIFTKKDGETGKPLVDVILDTAGQKGTGKWTSQSALDLGVPLPIITESVFARFISAMKEERVNASKVLRGPAASEFTGDKKAFIESVRKALYMSKICSYAQGFAQMRAASEDYGWDLKYGDIAMIFRGGCIIRAQFLQKIKEAYDREPGLKNLLLDPYFKEIVESYQDATREIISTAVKNGIPVPCFSAALSYYDSYRTETLPANLLQAQRDYFGAHTYQRTDKEGIFHTNWME is encoded by the coding sequence ATGACGAAATCACAATTTGGTGTTATCGGCTTAGCCGTAATGGGCAAAAATCTTGCCATGAATATTGAAAGCAGAGGCTACTCAGTATCCGTTTTTAACCGGTCACGCGAAAAAACGGATGAGATGCTTAAGGAAGTCGAAGGAAGAAATTTTATAGGTACATATACAATTGAGGAGTTTGTTGATTCCCTGGAAAAACCGCGCAAAATCATGCTTATGGTTAAAGCAGGAGGCCCGACAGATGCGACAATTGAGCAGTTAAAGCCTTTATTGGATAAAGGGGATATTTTGATTGATGGCGGAAATACTTTCTTTGTGGACACACAGCGCCGCAATAAGGAATTAAGCGAGCTGGGCATACACTTCATTGGTACTGGTGTATCCGGCGGTGAAGAAGGCGCGTTAAAAGGGCCATCCATTATGCCTGGCGGCCAAAAAGAAGCCTGCGAGCTGGTTGCCCCTATTTTTCAAGATATCGCGGCAAAGGTTAATGGCGAAGCATGCACAACATACATCGGTCCGGACGGGGCAGGCCATTATGTGAAAATGGTCCACAACGGCATTGAATACGGCGATATGCAGCTGATTTCCGAATCTTATTTTCTGTTGAAAAATGTGCTTGGTTTGACTGCTGAAGAGCTTCATGAAGTATTTGCCGATTGGAATAAAGGTGAGCTTGACAGCTATCTAATTGAAATCACGGCTGATATCTTCACGAAAAAAGATGGTGAAACCGGAAAGCCGCTGGTAGATGTCATCCTTGACACAGCAGGCCAAAAGGGAACCGGCAAATGGACAAGCCAAAGTGCGCTTGACCTCGGTGTACCGCTGCCAATCATTACTGAATCTGTTTTTGCCCGATTCATTTCTGCTATGAAAGAAGAGCGTGTCAACGCAAGCAAAGTTCTTCGCGGGCCAGCTGCATCGGAATTCACCGGCGATAAGAAAGCCTTTATCGAGAGTGTCCGCAAAGCCCTTTACATGAGTAAAATCTGCTCATACGCCCAAGGCTTTGCTCAAATGAGAGCAGCATCCGAAGACTATGGATGGGATCTTAAATACGGTGATATTGCAATGATTTTCCGCGGCGGATGCATCATCCGTGCCCAATTCCTTCAAAAAATTAAGGAAGCATATGACCGTGAGCCTGGTTTAAAGAACCTGCTTCTTGATCCGTATTTCAAGGAAATCGTGGAAAGCTACCAGGATGCTACCCGTGAAATTATCAGTACGGCTGTGAAGAACGGCATCCCCGTACCATGCTTCTCTGCTGCGCTGTCCTATTATGACAGCTACCGTACTGAAACTTTGCCTGCAAACCTTCTTCAGGCACAGCGTGACTACTTTGGCGCACACACTTATCAGCGTACAGACAAAGAAGGCATTTTCCATACAAATTGGATGGAGTAA
- the zwf gene encoding glucose-6-phosphate dehydrogenase, giving the protein MKSNEKPTALIMIFGATGDLAKRKLFPSLYRLYKKGRLSERFAVVGIARRPLSNDEFQASVKASVESAIKDNGELEDFISHFYYHSHDVTDSSSYLALKSMAEKLDAHYSLEGNRIFYLAMAPEFFGTIAEHLKADGLTDVDGFKRLVIEKPFGHDLESAKQLNKQIRKAFSENEIYRIDHYLGKDMVQNIEVIRFANAIFEPLWNNRYISNIQVTSSEVLGVEERGRYYEKSGALRDMVQNHMMQMVALLAMEPPIRLTTDEIRSEKVKVLRAMRPLEGDQVKEYFVRGQYGKGQLNGQEVPAYNEEPMVDEQSNTETYVAGKLMIDNFRWAGVPIYIRTGKRMAAKSTKIVIQFKDIPMNLYYQTEQTLNPNLLVIHIQPEEGITLYLNAQKSGQNMEATPVKLNFANKGIDDMNTPEAYERLLYDCMRGDATNFTHWDEVALSWSFVDKISDVWENTKEDGFPNYKSGSMGPKEADQLLEKDGFFWWPVTDLDVEQC; this is encoded by the coding sequence GTGAAATCAAACGAAAAACCGACCGCATTAATAATGATATTTGGGGCAACGGGGGATTTGGCAAAAAGAAAATTGTTTCCCTCACTTTACCGCTTGTACAAAAAAGGCAGGCTGTCTGAACGTTTCGCGGTAGTCGGGATTGCCAGAAGGCCGCTCTCGAATGATGAGTTTCAGGCAAGTGTCAAAGCCTCTGTTGAGTCAGCTATTAAAGATAACGGAGAACTTGAAGATTTTATTTCTCATTTTTACTATCATTCGCATGATGTGACGGATTCAAGCTCCTATTTGGCATTAAAGAGTATGGCCGAAAAATTGGATGCTCATTATTCCCTTGAAGGCAACCGCATTTTCTACCTTGCCATGGCCCCTGAATTTTTCGGAACCATTGCAGAGCATTTAAAAGCAGATGGCCTGACGGATGTGGATGGCTTTAAGCGCCTTGTCATTGAAAAGCCTTTTGGTCATGATTTGGAATCAGCGAAACAGCTTAATAAGCAAATTCGAAAAGCTTTTTCAGAAAATGAAATTTACCGGATTGATCACTACTTAGGGAAAGATATGGTGCAAAATATTGAAGTTATCCGTTTTGCCAATGCCATTTTCGAACCTTTATGGAACAATCGCTACATCTCAAATATCCAGGTTACATCAAGCGAAGTACTGGGTGTAGAAGAACGCGGCCGTTACTATGAAAAAAGCGGCGCCCTTCGTGACATGGTTCAAAACCATATGATGCAAATGGTTGCACTCCTGGCAATGGAACCGCCAATCCGGCTGACAACGGATGAGATCAGATCTGAAAAAGTGAAGGTTTTAAGAGCCATGCGTCCGCTTGAAGGCGATCAAGTGAAAGAATACTTTGTCCGCGGCCAGTACGGAAAAGGCCAACTAAACGGACAGGAAGTCCCAGCTTACAATGAAGAGCCGATGGTGGATGAACAATCAAACACCGAAACTTATGTTGCTGGCAAGCTGATGATTGACAATTTCCGCTGGGCAGGTGTGCCAATCTACATTCGTACTGGAAAAAGAATGGCTGCAAAATCAACGAAAATTGTTATCCAGTTCAAGGATATTCCGATGAACTTATATTATCAGACTGAGCAAACGCTGAATCCGAACCTGCTGGTCATCCATATTCAGCCTGAAGAAGGCATTACCCTATATTTGAATGCCCAAAAATCAGGACAAAACATGGAAGCCACACCGGTAAAATTAAATTTTGCCAACAAAGGCATCGATGATATGAATACGCCTGAAGCTTATGAAAGGCTATTATATGATTGCATGCGCGGAGACGCAACCAACTTTACCCACTGGGATGAAGTGGCCCTTTCCTGGAGCTTTGTCGACAAAATTTCCGACGTATGGGAAAACACTAAAGAAGATGGCTTCCCTAATTATAAATCCGGTTCAATGGGTCCAAAAGAAGCGGACCAGCTGCTTGAAAAAGACGGTTTCTTCTGGTGGCCTGTAACAGACCTTGATGTTGAACAGTGTTAA
- the rnz gene encoding ribonuclease Z: protein MDVFFLGTGAGIPAKLRNVSSMALKLLDERGSIWLFDCGEATQHQILHTSIKPRRIEKIFITHLHGDHIYGLPGLLSSRSFQGGDTEVTLYGPKGLKEYIEVSLSVSGTYLKYPLKVAEISDGTVLDEKDFKVEARLLEHGIPSYGYRVTEKERPGTLLADKLAEAGIKPGPIYKKIKNGENIELENGSILEAKNFLGPAQKGRIVTVLGDTRICDAAIELASHADLLIHEATFSQGEEKLAYDYFHSTTLQAAKVACKANARKLCLNHISSRYERQDWEQLVKESQTIFPNTVIAEDFKEIHIPLDKGEEN from the coding sequence ATGGATGTTTTTTTCTTGGGAACGGGTGCGGGAATTCCAGCCAAGCTGAGGAATGTATCTTCTATGGCTTTAAAGCTCCTTGATGAAAGAGGGAGCATTTGGCTTTTTGACTGTGGGGAGGCTACTCAGCACCAAATACTGCATACAAGCATTAAACCGAGGAGAATTGAAAAAATTTTTATTACCCATCTTCATGGAGATCATATTTATGGTCTGCCCGGATTGCTCTCGAGCCGCTCTTTTCAGGGTGGTGATACTGAGGTGACTCTCTACGGGCCAAAAGGGCTGAAAGAATATATTGAAGTCTCGCTCTCTGTCAGCGGCACATACCTTAAATACCCTTTGAAAGTTGCTGAAATCAGTGATGGCACTGTATTGGATGAAAAAGACTTTAAGGTGGAAGCGCGCTTGCTCGAGCACGGGATTCCTTCATATGGCTACCGGGTTACTGAAAAGGAACGTCCGGGAACATTGCTCGCGGATAAGCTTGCTGAAGCGGGAATCAAACCGGGTCCAATATATAAGAAAATAAAAAATGGCGAAAACATAGAGCTTGAGAATGGGAGTATTCTGGAAGCAAAGAACTTTCTGGGCCCTGCTCAAAAGGGAAGAATTGTCACAGTGCTGGGAGATACCAGAATCTGCGATGCGGCAATAGAATTAGCGTCTCATGCTGATCTATTAATTCATGAGGCAACCTTCTCGCAAGGGGAAGAAAAGCTTGCATACGATTATTTTCATTCGACAACCCTGCAGGCTGCCAAAGTTGCGTGCAAGGCGAATGCAAGGAAACTTTGCCTGAATCATATCAGTTCACGATATGAACGCCAGGATTGGGAACAGCTTGTGAAGGAATCACAGACAATTTTCCCCAATACGGTAATTGCTGAAGACTTTAAAGAAATTCATATACCGCTTGATAAAGGAGAGGAGAATTAA
- a CDS encoding histidine phosphatase family protein, which yields MKTFYIVRHAKAEGQPFSAKLTESGREQALKLIDFFKGKEINRIYSSPFVRAIETIRPLAQSRNLEIVEESRLGERVLSSFLFDDWQEKLKQSFSNFDLVFEGGESHSSGMERAASLLDELIASNENHFVLVSHGNLSTLLLRYFDESAGFEHLMKMSNPDVFEIKADSEGAVWRRIWNEK from the coding sequence TTGAAAACTTTCTATATCGTGCGCCATGCAAAGGCTGAGGGCCAGCCTTTCTCCGCCAAATTGACAGAAAGCGGAAGGGAACAGGCATTAAAACTAATTGATTTCTTTAAAGGCAAGGAAATTAATCGCATATACTCAAGCCCTTTTGTGCGGGCGATTGAAACTATCCGGCCGCTTGCACAGTCGAGAAATCTTGAGATTGTTGAGGAAAGCCGTTTGGGGGAAAGGGTGCTAAGCTCCTTTCTTTTTGATGATTGGCAGGAGAAGCTTAAACAGAGCTTTTCCAATTTTGATCTGGTTTTCGAAGGGGGAGAATCCCATTCGTCAGGTATGGAACGAGCTGCTTCCCTGCTGGATGAATTAATTGCTTCTAATGAAAATCATTTCGTTCTGGTCAGCCATGGCAATTTATCCACTTTGCTGCTGCGCTATTTCGATGAAAGTGCAGGCTTTGAGCATCTTATGAAGATGAGCAACCCGGATGTTTTCGAAATTAAGGCAGATAGTGAGGGTGCGGTTTGGAGGCGGATTTGGAACGAAAAGTAA
- a CDS encoding sodium-dependent transporter, translated as MQQNEQWSSKIGFILASAGSAIGLGAIWKLPYVTGTSGGGAFILLFLLFSLLIGFPLLLAEFVIGRSTGKEAISAYKDIAPGTKWHWIGYLGVFTCFLLLSFYSVIGGWILKYIVYGVTGSMNGAGNYEELFGASVSDSVSVVAAQGIFLFITVLVVAKGIQKGIEQVSKIMMPALFVLFIILIARSLTLDNAMEGVSFFLKPDFSNLTSETVLYAMGQSFFSLSVGVSVMVTYSSYLSKNENLMQPAFSVVGMNLFISILAGLAIFPAVFSLGFEPAAGPGLLFIVLPSVFDQILFGRVFLLLFLALFLFATLTSAFSMLEIVVAALTNKKGRGRNRAAWLTGFAIFIVGVPSALSFSSLSDISIFGKTIFDSADFLVSNVLMPIGALFISIFVSYKMKKDLLRNELIQGSKSLNGIFSAWYFLLRYVVPLVIIIVFLDSLQII; from the coding sequence ATGCAGCAAAATGAGCAATGGTCATCGAAGATTGGATTTATTTTAGCCTCGGCCGGTTCGGCAATCGGACTTGGAGCTATCTGGAAGCTTCCGTATGTGACAGGAACAAGCGGCGGCGGAGCATTTATATTATTATTTCTGCTATTTTCCCTATTAATTGGTTTTCCGCTTTTGCTGGCTGAGTTTGTGATCGGCCGCAGCACGGGGAAAGAGGCAATTTCGGCATACAAGGATATTGCTCCGGGAACTAAATGGCACTGGATTGGCTACCTTGGCGTATTTACCTGTTTTCTGCTTTTATCGTTTTATAGTGTGATAGGCGGGTGGATTCTGAAGTACATTGTTTACGGGGTTACCGGTTCTATGAATGGAGCCGGCAATTACGAAGAGCTATTTGGCGCATCGGTGTCAGACTCTGTGTCTGTTGTAGCGGCACAAGGGATCTTTTTATTCATAACTGTTTTAGTGGTGGCTAAGGGCATCCAGAAGGGTATCGAGCAGGTCAGCAAAATTATGATGCCGGCTTTGTTCGTTTTATTTATTATCTTGATTGCACGATCTCTAACACTGGATAATGCCATGGAAGGCGTCTCATTCTTTTTAAAGCCTGATTTTTCAAATTTAACATCTGAAACTGTCCTTTATGCGATGGGTCAATCGTTTTTCTCTCTAAGTGTCGGGGTATCGGTTATGGTAACGTACAGCTCTTATCTATCTAAGAATGAAAATTTGATGCAGCCTGCCTTTTCAGTTGTCGGAATGAATTTATTTATTTCGATTCTTGCTGGTTTGGCTATTTTCCCGGCCGTTTTCTCACTGGGATTTGAGCCTGCTGCAGGTCCTGGTTTATTGTTCATTGTTCTGCCATCTGTTTTTGATCAGATATTGTTCGGACGAGTGTTCTTGCTCTTATTCCTTGCACTGTTTCTATTTGCAACCCTAACTTCCGCGTTTTCAATGCTCGAGATTGTGGTGGCTGCTCTGACGAATAAGAAGGGCAGGGGCAGAAACCGTGCAGCCTGGCTGACAGGATTTGCAATCTTTATCGTGGGAGTCCCATCGGCACTTTCCTTCAGCAGCCTATCAGATATTTCAATTTTCGGCAAAACGATTTTCGACAGTGCCGATTTTCTTGTCAGCAATGTATTAATGCCGATAGGGGCGCTGTTCATTTCTATTTTTGTTTCATACAAAATGAAGAAAGACCTGCTGAGAAATGAATTGATTCAAGGTTCAAAATCGCTGAATGGGATTTTTTCCGCGTGGTATTTCCTTTTGCGTTATGTGGTGCCTTTGGTTATCATCATTGTATTCCTTGATTCACTGCAGATTATTTAA